The Erythrolamprus reginae isolate rEryReg1 chromosome 5, rEryReg1.hap1, whole genome shotgun sequence genome window below encodes:
- the UROS gene encoding uroporphyrinogen-III synthase isoform X1 gives MLLFLSFFFFLLVRFFSPRFPLRACAREPETRAAGKRKQRRRPVWERRGAVESRRGSEPLFPVGRIHGGGGRGGERREGGSSCSTNDRLREFSLHGLKATLIPVLTFEFISLQTFSEKLFHPDQYRGLIFTSPRAVEAVKLCLVGSCKKEAWKNYLRQKWNAKPVYVVGKATAGLVTEIGLKPQGEDCGNAENLAGFICSREPSNSLPLLFPCGALKRETLPTMLKDKDITLECVTVYQTSQHPDLQESLTNYFSQEGVPASVIFFSPSGVKYCLKHILKLSGDFISQIKFAAIGPTTAEALVTEGILVSCTASRPTPQDLAAELRKCL, from the exons atgcttctttttctttctttctttttttttcttttggtgaggtttttttccccccgttTTCCTCTACGCGCATGCGCTCGCGAGCCGGAAACGCGGGCGGCGGGGAAGCGAAAGCAAAGACGAAGGCCGGtctgggagaggagaggagccgTCGAGTCTCGACGTGGTTCGGAGCCGCTGTTTCCTGTGGGGAGGATCCACGGCGGGggcggaagggggggggagagaagagaagggggcAGCTCCTGTTCAACCAATGACCGGCTTAGG gaattCAGTTTACATGGACTCAAAGCAACTTTAATTCCAGTTTTAACATTTGAATTTATTTCTCTTCAAACTTTCTCTGAAAAG CTTTTTCATCCTGATCAATACCGTGGACTAATTTTTACCAGTCCAAGAGCAGTAGAAGCTGTTAAATTATGCCTAGTGGGTAGTTGTAAAAAAGAAG CTTGGAAGAACTATCTAAGACAAAAATGGAATGCTAAACCTGTTTATGTGGTAGGAAAAGCCACTGCTGGATTAG TAACTGAAATAGGTCTCAAACCACAAGGAGAAGATTGTGGAAATGCTGAAAATCTAGCGGGATTCATTTGCTCCC GGGAGCCGTCCAATTCATTGCCTCTTCTTTTTCCATGTGGTGCTCTGAAAAGGGAAACGCTTCCAACAATGCTCAAGGACAAAG ATATTACGTTGGAATGCGTTACTGTTTATCAAACCAGTCAACATCCTGACCTCCAGGAATCCTTGACAAATTACTTCTCACAAGAG GGTGTTCCTGCTAGTGTTATTTTCTTCAGTCCTTCTGGTGTCAAATATTGTCTGAAGCATATTTTGAAGTTGTCAGGTGATTTTATTTCCCAAATTAAG TTTGCTGCTATAGGTCCAACAACCGCTGAAGCTCTTGTAACTGAAGGAATCCTAGTAAGCTGTACAGCCAGTCGCCCAACCCCCCAGGATCTTGCTGCCGAACTTAGAAAATGTCTGTAG
- the UROS gene encoding uroporphyrinogen-III synthase isoform X2, with product MKVLLLKDPKESDGGLDSYIKEFSLHGLKATLIPVLTFEFISLQTFSEKLFHPDQYRGLIFTSPRAVEAVKLCLVGSCKKEAWKNYLRQKWNAKPVYVVGKATAGLVTEIGLKPQGEDCGNAENLAGFICSREPSNSLPLLFPCGALKRETLPTMLKDKDITLECVTVYQTSQHPDLQESLTNYFSQEGVPASVIFFSPSGVKYCLKHILKLSGDFISQIKFAAIGPTTAEALVTEGILVSCTASRPTPQDLAAELRKCL from the exons ATGAAAGTGTTGTTGCTGAAAGATCCAAAGGAAAGTGACGGTGGACTAGATTCTTATATAAAG gaattCAGTTTACATGGACTCAAAGCAACTTTAATTCCAGTTTTAACATTTGAATTTATTTCTCTTCAAACTTTCTCTGAAAAG CTTTTTCATCCTGATCAATACCGTGGACTAATTTTTACCAGTCCAAGAGCAGTAGAAGCTGTTAAATTATGCCTAGTGGGTAGTTGTAAAAAAGAAG CTTGGAAGAACTATCTAAGACAAAAATGGAATGCTAAACCTGTTTATGTGGTAGGAAAAGCCACTGCTGGATTAG TAACTGAAATAGGTCTCAAACCACAAGGAGAAGATTGTGGAAATGCTGAAAATCTAGCGGGATTCATTTGCTCCC GGGAGCCGTCCAATTCATTGCCTCTTCTTTTTCCATGTGGTGCTCTGAAAAGGGAAACGCTTCCAACAATGCTCAAGGACAAAG ATATTACGTTGGAATGCGTTACTGTTTATCAAACCAGTCAACATCCTGACCTCCAGGAATCCTTGACAAATTACTTCTCACAAGAG GGTGTTCCTGCTAGTGTTATTTTCTTCAGTCCTTCTGGTGTCAAATATTGTCTGAAGCATATTTTGAAGTTGTCAGGTGATTTTATTTCCCAAATTAAG TTTGCTGCTATAGGTCCAACAACCGCTGAAGCTCTTGTAACTGAAGGAATCCTAGTAAGCTGTACAGCCAGTCGCCCAACCCCCCAGGATCTTGCTGCCGAACTTAGAAAATGTCTGTAG
- the UROS gene encoding uroporphyrinogen-III synthase isoform X3 — translation MKYNSRLRLGVTSEEFSLHGLKATLIPVLTFEFISLQTFSEKLFHPDQYRGLIFTSPRAVEAVKLCLVGSCKKEAWKNYLRQKWNAKPVYVVGKATAGLVTEIGLKPQGEDCGNAENLAGFICSREPSNSLPLLFPCGALKRETLPTMLKDKDITLECVTVYQTSQHPDLQESLTNYFSQEGVPASVIFFSPSGVKYCLKHILKLSGDFISQIKFAAIGPTTAEALVTEGILVSCTASRPTPQDLAAELRKCL, via the exons ATGAAATACAATTCCAGACTTAGGTTAGGTGTAACATCTGAG gaattCAGTTTACATGGACTCAAAGCAACTTTAATTCCAGTTTTAACATTTGAATTTATTTCTCTTCAAACTTTCTCTGAAAAG CTTTTTCATCCTGATCAATACCGTGGACTAATTTTTACCAGTCCAAGAGCAGTAGAAGCTGTTAAATTATGCCTAGTGGGTAGTTGTAAAAAAGAAG CTTGGAAGAACTATCTAAGACAAAAATGGAATGCTAAACCTGTTTATGTGGTAGGAAAAGCCACTGCTGGATTAG TAACTGAAATAGGTCTCAAACCACAAGGAGAAGATTGTGGAAATGCTGAAAATCTAGCGGGATTCATTTGCTCCC GGGAGCCGTCCAATTCATTGCCTCTTCTTTTTCCATGTGGTGCTCTGAAAAGGGAAACGCTTCCAACAATGCTCAAGGACAAAG ATATTACGTTGGAATGCGTTACTGTTTATCAAACCAGTCAACATCCTGACCTCCAGGAATCCTTGACAAATTACTTCTCACAAGAG GGTGTTCCTGCTAGTGTTATTTTCTTCAGTCCTTCTGGTGTCAAATATTGTCTGAAGCATATTTTGAAGTTGTCAGGTGATTTTATTTCCCAAATTAAG TTTGCTGCTATAGGTCCAACAACCGCTGAAGCTCTTGTAACTGAAGGAATCCTAGTAAGCTGTACAGCCAGTCGCCCAACCCCCCAGGATCTTGCTGCCGAACTTAGAAAATGTCTGTAG